AAATCCACTTGTCGCCTTTCCGTTCAGCGGTGGCTTGCATTCCAACCACATCGGAGCCCCCGGAAGGTTCGGTAACGGCCACAACTCCCATGGTTTCGCCCTTGGCAAGGGGGGGAATATATTTTTGCTTCTGTCCATCGGTGCCAAAATCGTTCAGGGCGGCGATCGCCATGTGATGGACCTGAATTCCCATGGAAATCGCCGCGCAGACGCGACTCAACTCTTCCAGGACAATGGTTCGCGCCAGATAACCCAGGCCGACTCCGTTGTATTCCGGCGGTGCAATAATGCCCGTAATACCGAGCTTGGCCATGGGCCCCAAAAGATCCTCCGGAAACTCCCCGGTCGCTTCCATGGCTTCAACTCTGGGCGTAATTTCACTTTCCGCAAATTCTCTGACCGATTTTCCAAGCAGTTCTTCTCTTTCCGACAGTACAAAATCCATAATCTTTACCTCCTTTCGGCGTAAGGCTAAACGGTCTTGCTTGCAATGGTTCTAAAAATTACCTTGGGCTTTCTTTTACCTGCTGATCATTGTTAAATAGTCGCTAAGCGCCCTGATGTTGCGGTCCAGGGTTGCCATCGACTTGTCGGAAATATACATGACACTGGTTCCCAGGATACCTGAAAATACCATCTCGGCAACCTGAGCCGTATCGATGCCTTCCCGTAGGGTACCGGCCTTTTTTTCCTGGTCCAGAAGCCGCTTCAACATGCGCTTGAACCTGATAAAACCATCGTTCATCTCACGGGCCAGATGCGGTCGCTGATCGTTCAATTCCACCGCCAAAGTGACGAAAATACAGCCTCCGGGAAAATTTTCAGAGTCCGCCAGATATTTATCGCGATAGTTTTCCAGAAGTTTTTTGATTTTTTCGATGGGGCGCTCCATCTGCTCTAAACCGTCAAGATTTCTTTGCCGCCATATCTTGCGTGCTTCACTCATAGCGGCGAAAAAGAGTTCTTCTTTACTCTTAAAATGGTTATAAAGCCCGCCTTTTGACGTGCCCACGGCTTCCAGAATGTCGGTGATCGATGTACTTAGAAAGCCTTTAAATGAAAACTGCCTCAGGGCCTCATGAATGATTTTTTCTTTGAGTGTCATGGTATTAAAATCCATCGGGCTCACAAAATAAGACAGACCGGTCGGTCTTTATTTGAGCAATTCAATACTGAACCGGTATTGAATTGTCAACGGATTTTTAAATTAGTTTAGATTAAGTTGAACAAAGATATTTTTTCTTGACTGTTTCAAAGGCTTGGCAATAGATTGAAACTCCCTGTTCCAACATGACGAATTTCGACTATAAGTAAGGAGTAACGACAAGTGATTGAAATCTCGATTCCCGGATACAAGCTGCTGCAGCTCAAACACCTTGTATTGGATTACAACGGAACGATAGCCTTTGACGGCCATCTCCTTGACGGCCTGAAAGATATATTGAAACTTCTTTCTGATCGCCTGCAAATCCATGTATTGACAGCCGACACATTTGGAAATGTAAAATCTGAACTTGAGGGATTGCCTGCTACTCTGTCGATTCTGTCAGCGGGCAATCAAGATTTTGGCAAACTTCACTATGTCCGGGAGCTTGGCTCCGACACGGCTGTATGTATCGGTAACGGCCGCAACGATCGACTCATGCTCAAAGATGCCGGCCTCGGGATTGCACTGATCCAGGATGAAGGTGCCTGTGCAGAGACCCTGTTGTCGGCCGATGTTGTCTGCCTCAACATTCTGTCGGCACTTCAGCTGCTGATGCACCCCAAGCGGCTGGTGGCAACTTTAAGGTCCTAACTCGAATATTTCATGAAATTTTTCACTTTTTACGAAACCGTCAACTGTAGCAAATATGCCCGAATTGCCTGAAGTCCAAACCGTAGTGAACGACCTTATGTCTTCCGGTCTTATCGGCGCCACTATCACCGACGCTCAAGTCTTCTGGCCGCGTACGGTTTCAAAACTTTCACCGGCTGTTTTCTGTCAGCGGATCAAACAACAAAGACTGAAAGGCGTTCGGCGCCGTGGCAAATATATCCTTTTTGACCTGTCCGGCCCATATCATCTACTGATTCATCTTCGAATGACCGGTCGTCTAAATTTGGTCGAGTCCTCCGAGCCAGGGTCAAAACACGAACACGTGATTCTGAACTTTGAAAATCAAAGGCAGCTGCGTTTTCACGACACCAGAAAATTCGGACGTTTTTATCTGGTACAAGATCCTGAAACGATAGTGGGCCACCTGGGTCCCGAACCGCTTGCGCCAAGCTTTACCGCCACGGTATTGGCGGACCGCCTGAGTTTACGGCAGCGTATGTTAAAGCCTCTGCTGCTGGACCAGTCTTTTATCGCCGGACTCGGCAACATCTATGTGGATGAGGCCCTCTGGGAGGCCAAACTCCATCCCTGCCGGACGGCATCATCACTTTCCAAAGTTGAAATAAGGTCCTTGCACCGGGCGGTCCTAAAAGTGCTGAAACAGGCTTTGAAAAATCTTGGAACCACGCTGGGTGCCGGAAAATCCAATTATTATTCCATTGCCAAAAACAAGGGACGCAATCGGGATCGGTTAATGGTTTTCCGCCGTACGGATTTGCCCTGCTTCCGTTGCAGCACGGTTATCGAGCGTATTGTCGTCAGTCAGCGCAGCACCCACATTTGCCCTGGGTGTCAACAACTTGAAAAAGGAGAAAACAATGAAAATCGTCAGCATACTCGGAAGTCCAAGAACCAAAGGCAACAGCGCAGCCGTCGCCCAAAAGTTTTGTAACACCGCCGAAGCGCTGGGCGCCAAAATCAACCCCTTCTCCCTGAACAAGCTGAAATACCGGGGCTGTCAGGCCTGCATGACCTGCAAGACAAAGCTGGACAGGTGCGTTATCGAAGACGATTTGACCGAGGTGCTGGATGCTGTTCGTGAAGCAGATATTCTCGTCATGGCGTCACCGGTTTATTACGGCGAGGTCACCAGCCAGCTCAAAGCCTTCATTGACCGGACGTTTTCCTATCTTGTCCCGGATTTTTTCTCCAGTCCCAACCCGAGCCGTTTGACACCCGGCAAAAAATTGATCTTTATCCAGTGCCAGGGAGATCCGGACGAAAACCATTACAACGACATTTATCCCCGGTATGAAAACTTCTTTAGATGGTATGGATTTAAAGATAATCACTTGATTCGGGCCTGCGGCGTATTTGATAAGGGCGACATTGAAGCCTTTGAGGATGTCCTGCAACAGGCCGAAGATACGGCTAAAAAACTTTTTACCTGAATCGGAACCTCCCGAACTTTTAAAAGAACAGTTATAGACAAATTCGCCAAACGACAGGCGTGCAATTTTTATTTTAATAATTATCTTTGACTTGATGCGCACAAGTAAACTGTAATGACGTAAACATTTGGAGGCGTTTTATGCAATATCCAAACCTGAATGCTGCGGCCGTCGAGAAATTTCAACGCTTTCAGAATGAAATTCTGGGCCGCTATCAGACCAACATTCATTCCATGGCAATCACCGGCAGTGCCTTGACCGCGGATTTCAACCCTGACAAATCAGACATCAATTCCGTTTTTGTCCTGCATAAAATAGACTTGAAGTTTTTAGAAATTCTTTCTCTTTTGGGTAAAGAACACCGGAAAAAAAGAATCGGCGCCCCCCTGATCATGACACCCGGGTACATCGTGAACTCGCTGGACGTCTTTCCTGTTGAATTTTTGAATATAAAACTGCTTCACTATACCGTATATGGAGAAGATCTCTTTTCGGAACTTAAAATAATACCGTCAGATCTTCGTTTGCAGTGTGAAAGGGAATTCAAAGTCCGATTGATCGGTTTAAGGCAGGGTTATATTGCCGCGCTGGGTGACCGAAAAATGCTCACTGAAATGTTTTTCAATTCCATTGCCGGATACATGCCGCTATTCAGAGCCATAATCTTTCTGCTCGGCAAAGAACCGCCCTTAACCCATGACGATGTCCTGGCCACCCTTGAAGCCGCCTCCGGTGTTAAGACCACTGTCTTTAAAACTGTTTTACAGTATAAAAAACAACCGCCGAAGCTTTCAACGGAACAGATCAACACCATGTTCGAGGACTATTATGCCGCCACCGAAAAATTGGGGGAGATTACCAATGAAATTCAAGAATAGCCCGGCGGCCTTTTTAGCAATACTGTTGTTGTGCCTGCTGGTGGTACCTTGCGCTCATTCCATCAGCCTTCCGGATAGGCCTTCCGCGTACGTCATCGACCTTGCCGGCATTGTGGACAACTCCACTGAAAACAGGCTGAACAGCTACCTTAAGGAACTTGAACAAAAGACGACGGCACAGTTTATTATCCTGACGATCAAGAGTCTTGAGGGTGAGTCCATCGAAGATTTTGCCATCAAAATTGCCCATGACAAATGGAAGCTCGGTCAAAGAGGAAAAGACAATGGGCTGCTGCTATTAATAGCCGTTAACGATCATAAATACCGCATCGAAGTCGGCTACGGTCTGGAGGGCGTGCTGCCGGACAGCATGGTCGGTGAAATCGGCCGCAGCCTTATGGTGCCTTTTTTTAAAAAAAGCGACTATTCCAGCGGTATTTTTTCCGCGGCGTTGGTGATGGCCAATACAATCGCCGCCGATGCAGGCGTCAAAATTGCCGGAATGCCGACAATGAAGCGTCGGGTTGAACCGTTAAAACAAAATCAACCCCGCAGCCTCCTGCATACCGTCATCACTACCGTATTTCTTTTAATCCTGCTGGTGATGTTTATTAAACACCCGCGTCTGTTCTTTCTTCTTTTCCTGTTTTCTTCAATGGGCCGCGGGGGTGCCTGGGGTGGCGGCGGCGGTTTCGGCAGGGGCGGCTTCGGGAGTTTCGGCGGGGGCGGCGGCGGCGGTTTCGGAGGCGGCGGCGCCTCCGGCGGCTGGTAGAATAATTGAAGATTTTCGATTGATGATTTAGGGAATTCTTCAATTTTTTAATAAGGGTTTAGTGTGATGATCTTATTACGGAGGGCTTTATGTCAAAACAATTAAAAACCATTTTAATCATTTTAGGCGTCATTTTGTTTGCCGGTCTGCTTATGTTCGGCAAAATCATCAGCGGTTACAACAACGTCATCGCCATGGACGAAAATGTCAAGGGCAAATGGGCGCAGGTGGAAAACCAGTTAAAACGAAGATACGACCTGATTCCGAATCTTGTCGAAACCGTCAAGGGCTATGCAAAACACGAAAAAGATCTGTTTGAACACATCGCCGACGCCAGGACAAAATATTTTCAGGCCGACGACGTCGCCCGCAAAATTGAAGCTTCAAACCGCCTGGAAAGCGCTTTGTCCAGATTGTTGTTGCTGCAGGAGAGGTATCCTGATCTCAAGGCCAACGAATCGTTTCTTAAGCTCCAGGACAGCCTGGAAGGGACCGAAAACCGAATCTCAGTGGAACGCAAACGCTATAATGAAGCGGTCCAAATCCTCAATACGTATATCCGGACCTTCTTCGGAAGGTTTTATGCCATGTTTGCCGGGGTTTCGGCGGCCAAATATTATGAAATCCCCGCAGCTGAAAAAGCAGTCCCGCAGGTAAAATTTTGAACTGCAACAGCAAACGCATTCCGGCAGATAGCTTGTTGGAACGCAGCGGACTTGTGCGCCTCAGGCGTAAATCCCGTTTTTAACGGGACTGCAGGGAGCTTTAAAGCGTGCCGGGAGTTATGAAAAAAAGACCGTATATCG
This DNA window, taken from Candidatus Desulfatibia profunda, encodes the following:
- the mutM gene encoding bifunctional DNA-formamidopyrimidine glycosylase/DNA-(apurinic or apyrimidinic site) lyase, with amino-acid sequence MPELPEVQTVVNDLMSSGLIGATITDAQVFWPRTVSKLSPAVFCQRIKQQRLKGVRRRGKYILFDLSGPYHLLIHLRMTGRLNLVESSEPGSKHEHVILNFENQRQLRFHDTRKFGRFYLVQDPETIVGHLGPEPLAPSFTATVLADRLSLRQRMLKPLLLDQSFIAGLGNIYVDEALWEAKLHPCRTASSLSKVEIRSLHRAVLKVLKQALKNLGTTLGAGKSNYYSIAKNKGRNRDRLMVFRRTDLPCFRCSTVIERIVVSQRSTHICPGCQQLEKGENNENRQHTRKSKNQRQQRSRRPKVL
- a CDS encoding TetR/AcrR family transcriptional regulator — protein: MTLKEKIIHEALRQFSFKGFLSTSITDILEAVGTSKGGLYNHFKSKEELFFAAMSEARKIWRQRNLDGLEQMERPIEKIKKLLENYRDKYLADSENFPGGCIFVTLAVELNDQRPHLAREMNDGFIRFKRMLKRLLDQEKKAGTLREGIDTAQVAEMVFSGILGTSVMYISDKSMATLDRNIRALSDYLTMISR
- a CDS encoding flavodoxin family protein; the encoded protein is MKIVSILGSPRTKGNSAAVAQKFCNTAEALGAKINPFSLNKLKYRGCQACMTCKTKLDRCVIEDDLTEVLDAVREADILVMASPVYYGEVTSQLKAFIDRTFSYLVPDFFSSPNPSRLTPGKKLIFIQCQGDPDENHYNDIYPRYENFFRWYGFKDNHLIRACGVFDKGDIEAFEDVLQQAEDTAKKLFT
- a CDS encoding ATPase P, with protein sequence MIEISIPGYKLLQLKHLVLDYNGTIAFDGHLLDGLKDILKLLSDRLQIHVLTADTFGNVKSELEGLPATLSILSAGNQDFGKLHYVRELGSDTAVCIGNGRNDRLMLKDAGLGIALIQDEGACAETLLSADVVCLNILSALQLLMHPKRLVATLRS
- a CDS encoding LemA family protein; its protein translation is MSKQLKTILIILGVILFAGLLMFGKIISGYNNVIAMDENVKGKWAQVENQLKRRYDLIPNLVETVKGYAKHEKDLFEHIADARTKYFQADDVARKIEASNRLESALSRLLLLQERYPDLKANESFLKLQDSLEGTENRISVERKRYNEAVQILNTYIRTFFGRFYAMFAGVSAAKYYEIPAAEKAVPQVKF
- a CDS encoding TPM domain-containing protein, with translation MKFKNSPAAFLAILLLCLLVVPCAHSISLPDRPSAYVIDLAGIVDNSTENRLNSYLKELEQKTTAQFIILTIKSLEGESIEDFAIKIAHDKWKLGQRGKDNGLLLLIAVNDHKYRIEVGYGLEGVLPDSMVGEIGRSLMVPFFKKSDYSSGIFSAALVMANTIAADAGVKIAGMPTMKRRVEPLKQNQPRSLLHTVITTVFLLILLVMFIKHPRLFFLLFLFSSMGRGGAWGGGGGFGRGGFGSFGGGGGGGFGGGGASGGW